The following nucleotide sequence is from Coffea eugenioides isolate CCC68of chromosome 3, Ceug_1.0, whole genome shotgun sequence.
TTTTGGCACAGGAAGTTTTTACATGAAACTCAATCCTTATATATAGATAAAGCATCTGGAGAGGATTTCTGCTCGGATATCTGAAATTCAAGACGTTCCTCAAACCGGGAATATTGATGATCAAAGAGAGAGACCCTCGTAGGTTGGAATTTCCCACTAGAAGGTTGGGTTAAGTTAAATGTGGATGGTTCAGCAACAAGGGGAGTTTGGGCTTGGCAGGTCAGGATCTCTCTGAGATCTAGAACCAGCTGGAAAGagatcaagaagttgaagaagatGAATTAAGGGAggaatagaagaagaagaaaattagGCAGAGGAAGAGCAAGAGCAGTTGAGAGAAACAGAGAGAAAAATTATGTTATTGAGTAAGGATTGCTTCACTACAGTTACAAGTATTTATATTTCCCTGAGCAACTAACTGAGCCTCACACAAACTATGCCAGTGAAAACATACATAAATTATCAAAATACTTGTGAAATATTCAACATATTTGGGGTCATGACAAtattccctccttaaaagaatccTTGCCCTCAAAGGATTGAGATCAGGAATGATACTAAATTTTGGCTTGGCCTAAAAAGAATATGACCAAAGAAGCAGCCTGTATCAATTTGCTTTCGAAGCCTTGAGGTAAATTTTGGAAGTTGCAGCCTAGTAGAAAATCCCATCCTCCTGGACCCATGAAAAGACTCTCTTCCAAAAGTTTGTAGCCTTGAACTGAACTTCCTCTTGCAGGCCAAGTTCTTGCAACTATCAAAATCTTTGACACACCATAAACTTCAATGAAAATACCTTGTCCTTGTTCAATTATAGCTTGGACATAGTCTGCCCCCACTTGACTAGTTAATTTGAAATGAGAACTCTCAATTGTATCTTTACAGTCAAGTGCAACTCGATAATTTGACTATCATTGAACCTTGTAACCAGGTGTATACTGGTGCAAACCATAAGGTTCCCATTCAAATGAGGATATTCCCATTTCCATTACTTCCCTATGATTGATCCCCCTGGAGTCAGCATCAACAAAATCCAATGACTTGATCTTCTTCATCTCAAATTGGTTTCTATTGGGATGAACAGATACAAGAATGAAACTTTCTGCAAGTGTATGATCAGAACTATTCTTTTCTCCAATTTTACCACTTAACTCAAGAACAAGCCCAGTCCCTTTCGGCCAACTTTTACCAAAAACAATTCCAGCATCCAATACACCCAAGTGGCAAATTTCGCACTGATTCCTTGGAACATGGCTCATTATAGCTTCCACAAGTTCGTAATCCAATACCTCCTTAAGATTCAACCTCAACTGAAATTTTGTAATGTGACATCTCGCTTCTAATACATGTTTGCTATTGGTCTCAAGGTTCAAAGACTCGACCGAGTCATAACCAGAACGGAGCTCTCCGATATGATATCGGGACAAGATGAGTACGTGATAATAGATCACCAAGAACTCGGATGAAACAGATAGAAACGACCGAATAGCTCTGAGTCAActcaaatttttattatttttgataaattttttattatttttgtttatcatgCGTTTTTATATCAtacataatttttaaaatattaaatgtttcaaaaatttgtgtTTTGCCGAAACCGCGACCGATATGCCGAAACCGATGTGAAACGATCCAAGCCGCGACCTCTGACTTGGAACCATGATTGGTCTCTTGATCCCACTTATACAGGTAGACAAGCACCTTCAACAACGTAATTTCAATGCCCCTTTCATGGGGATAATTTACCATCCTACTCTCTGGACAACTGCTTGGAGATTTGTGTAAGATCAGCAAAGTTGTCAGAAAACATAGTTGAGAAAATTGCATCACAGTTCTTCCTTCACTTCCAAAATTGAACAGCAAGTTTCCCACACGTCCAAAATCAATTAACACCCCATGGAAGTTCTCAACACAAAAAAGGCTCAACTCGTTTCTAGATCTTCCCAAGGGTTTAGGAAGAATCATCATATTCATATCCCAAATTGCAGCTCAAAGAATCTTGCTTGATAATAATTTGGTGTGAGAATTTGCTGTCTTCTCCAATACTAGTGCCACCTTTGAACCAGTGGCTATTTCAGACACGGTTGTCATTACAATTTTGTACTCCTTACTGATAATTCCAGCCAAAATACTCTTGAAGGAGAGAACCTATGAGAACCTCCATGAAGTCTCTTGCCTTGAAGAATTGTAGCACAAATTTGGTCTCTTTCTTCAAGGCAGTAGTACACAAGATTCAGCCAATCCAAGACCTCCTAATAACATCAATGATCTGAGTTCTTCAACCCCTTTCTGATTCTTTTCAGCAATAGACCACTGCTGTAATATACTAGGCTCATCTACTTTATCTTGCAATCTTTCCCTTTCATGACACACGTCAAAATATTTAGAGATATTATTTTTTCCTTCCATCAATTGCAGGTCCTGGGACTCAATATCAACATTCTTTTGTACACAAATTCCATGAGTTTCATTCTTCGTATTATCCAGCAATTGACAATTTATATGACTTCATCACATTTTCTCATCCCTTGGAATTTTCTATAGAAATCATAACCAAGTCACTAGTTGAAGACTCCAAAAAAGAACCCTTACCAATTTCCTTCTCAATTAGTTGCTCATTAATATCAGCCGTCCCTGACACAACGTCATCTTGAATTTGCCTTCCACATCAATCTTGTGTTTTTCAACCTTCTCCTTGACTTGAGTGGATAAGGTTGGCAACCCTAAATCACCAATAATTCTTTGATGTTCCTCCAAGGTAAACCCTTTTTCATTGCCGAGTAACCTAAGTATGATATTCAATTAGCAATCAAGACTATGCATGGTTACATCCAATTTACTGTAGATTCCATTACTTGGTTCAGTATGCATGAGATGATCAAACTTATTTTAATCTGATTTGGAAGATCCATGCTATTAAGTCGGGATTGatttgtaaactcatttttggCAGAAAGGGAAGTCCTGTGCTGATGCTTTAGCCAAAAATAACGTGAATTTGGAGATAGGTGTTACTTTGTTACCAGATCCAACCTTCATTAGGCAATTGTTAGCTTCACGTCTTGTGGGTGCGACCCACTGCAGATTTGTTTATGTATAAGTAGCTACTTCTGCAAAGGTCATGTGAAGTTGAAGATACCAATTGAACACGGTAAAAATAGCAAGAATTATTTTGTCGGTCCAAATGGAGTAGAAGATGAAATCCTATGTAGCATTTAAGCAAAACCTAATAGAGTATCAATAAAGACACAAAGCCTTATAAAGCTCAAATTTTCAACTGCAATAGTATTTGTACATTTACAGGATTGGACGATCAAAACTGACCTTTTTAACTATTGTCACAAGTTCCTTAATCTTGAACCCATATCCTCAGACTCCTATCATTATCAAGCCCAGCAGAAACAATCATGTTCTCAATGGGATGGCAAGTGACCGAGATGACAACATCAGTGTGCCCTTCAAGCTTCTGAAGCATATTCTTTCCTTGCAGATCCCAAATGCAGACGCATTTGTCCTCTGAACCACTGACAATGTACTTCCCATTTGTGACTGAGAAAGTAGGCGCTATACAATATAATCTATTCACATGGCCGGTGTACACTTTCAAAGACTTCCCAGCTGCATAGTTCCACAACCTCTGCACCCCCAGCCACCAGAAAGAAAAGACCCAAGTCAAATTAATTATCTCAATTGAACAGAGAGAATCTAAACAACTTCATAACTATAAACTAAATGAATGATCTCCATTCTACTTAAAATAGAGTAaaaattctattgattcttagaTGATACCAAGTAAAACAGGAAAACATTTACACTTACAAGAGTATCATCCAAAGTGGCGACCAGAATAAACTTGCCATTAGGTGAAAACTTTGCGAAGGACACCGCCGGAACCTTATCATCAATAAGCGTCATAAGGCACGAGCCACTTGCGGCATCCCAAATCTTGCAAGACCCATCATGACTACCCGAAACTATCAACGATCCGTCCCTATTAAAATGCACAGATGTGACGGGCATCGAGTGGGCCCGAATTACATGAACCGACTTGCCCGTTTTCACGTCCCATACCCGAACCGTTTCGTCGAAGGAGCCCGAAACGATGAGGTTCGACTGGGGGTTAAAATTGACGCAGAAGACGAAGTCGGTGTGGCCGCGGAGAGTTTTGACGCATTCGGCGGAGCGTGCTCGCCAAATGCGGAGGGTGCGGTCGTCAGAAGCGGAGCAGACGTAGGTGGAGTCGGGGGACCAGGCCAGGTCGGAGACGCCGTCGGAGTGACCGATGAGGCGGGAAATTTGGGTTAGGGTTTCAGCGGACCagacaattagggttttgtctAAGGAAGAGGAAGCGAAGAGCTCGCCGTTGTTGGCGAACTTCACGCACGATATAGCCCGCGTGTGGGAATTGAGAATTTTCTTCAGCCGATATGGGCGGTATCCCGGCGCCTGAGACTGAGACTGATTGCTGCTGTTGTTGCTTGCCATGTAAGGATCCGACTGT
It contains:
- the LOC113765327 gene encoding COMPASS-like H3K4 histone methylase component WDR5B, with the protein product MASNNSSNQSQSQAPGYRPYRLKKILNSHTRAISCVKFANNGELFASSSLDKTLIVWSAETLTQISRLIGHSDGVSDLAWSPDSTYVCSASDDRTLRIWRARSAECVKTLRGHTDFVFCVNFNPQSNLIVSGSFDETVRVWDVKTGKSVHVIRAHSMPVTSVHFNRDGSLIVSGSHDGSCKIWDAASGSCLMTLIDDKVPAVSFAKFSPNGKFILVATLDDTLRLWNYAAGKSLKVYTGHVNRLYCIAPTFSVTNGKYIVSGSEDKCVCIWDLQGKNMLQKLEGHTDVVISVTCHPIENMIVSAGLDNDRSLRIWVQD